The sequence CCATTTTATACGAAAGTAATAACACTtgatgtttttttttaaaagtgaataaatttattattcctaATATAATTTCATCATTACCTAAAAAGATGGGTCATGTCTGTCACAGAGCAACATACATTAGAATAAATTGTTTTACAGTGGAATGGAGAGACAAACGACAtctctaaaaataaaaatgcacGAGTCGCCGAGGTTAATCCCACAGAAAATGGAGATTCCCGCGCGACAAATTAATACATCCATAAATAATTCCACCGCGAATGTAAGGCAAATATTTCATTGCGTTACGTACAATGgacttatttttaattattaagaaGCAATTTATAAAAGTTGCAGGTAAAATCTGCACTCACACCACCTCCAAAGGAAACTCTTCAACATGTGCAATCTATGTCTACAGAACCACACTTTCAAACCAATAAAGAGAAAGAATGTTGGCATCTTTATAAGAAAATGTGCGACAAAGGCGTTTGCGTTTCTTTTGATACGGTTTTAAGGTTTGAATGtgaacaattttaaataatgtaaataaaatgttcttcTACGTgctgtaatattaaaaatataatattataataatagttTGATGTTTTGGCATTGATTTGTGTTTGCTTAAAATATTGTACACAGATAATTAcaatgatttaattaatttctggTATCGCCCTAGATTTCTTTTAAACATTGTGCACggaattattgtaattagaataaattaattaattttattaagaaagaaattatttttcagggGTATGCTTACACCAACGGAATATCGATTAAGACAGAAAAAAGTTTCACAAAATTTGTAACAGCATCATCGATGGCaagattctttttttataaactGTTGTAGTACTTTTGTATGAAATCGCctaactatttattatttttatctaaaaTATGGATCTAAGAAAAGTAGCATTGATACACGTTAAAACAAGACGATCAAAATCGTATAGCGATCTGACCTCGTAGTTGATAATATACTGTATTTTTAGAGTTTAGATACGAGTCGAACAAagtgtaattaaattacatctTGTAAATTTACGAGAAATATTCACCTatctaacaaataaaatgtttgaaTTGGTTCTGTTGAATTTTAGATGTATATGCATATCAACTGCCTATTTTTTAGAGTATTTattgatatatataaaacacaaCAGTGTTTCAGGAAATAAATTaagatgaaaaaaagagaTTTATGAAGCGAAGTTAAAGATTACAAATATAGTAAAAAGTCACGTCACTGCTATTGATTATTATAGGAATTAAAATACATAAGAACTCACAAACTCAAAACAAAGTtgattattttgtataatatttataacttgtTTCTTTGTATGAAAATGTATAGCTCAATAAAATGTATAgataaattatcttaatcatTTAAAACGAAGTTAATTCTTAGACTCCTGTATTGAATGTTTTGTAccatatttataatttgttcctttatataataatatataaatcaaTAAAGTACTTAAATCGTTGTACAGTAACATATTTTTCGTGTAATCATCTTCATAAAcacgtaaaaaataaaattcgtaaatATCTGCAACTTCACTTctaatgataataaaaatcgcATATTTTTCTGCTATTCTGATGAAAATAAACcaatcaaaatttaattaataacgacatcaatgaaaaatatatattttttttaactaatCTTGCATATTTCTAGGGACTTAAAATATTAAGGTACGTTACTGTTTTATGCGTTTTACCACACAACTGTCAAATTGACAAAATCAGTTAGCGTTTTATAAAGTATGTACGCGAAATCACATGTGGGTGGTTGAAGGGAAACCAATAGCAGGATGACCTGCACTCGTAATGTTCATTTATTGCCATGACATATACGATTAATGATGTCTCTACCGCTTGGGAGCAAGGTTAATGTCGATTACAAAGCACGACTAGAACACAAGTTATACCTGGTATGTCATAATGAATGAAGGTTAATCATTTCATATAATAAGTAACCTTGATTCTGTAGCTAACTTTTGATATATACATGATGAtcctaatataatataatattatattctatatatattctaatatgctattatttttcaatgacACATACAAATAAGAAAACCACtagaatttaatatacttcttgtttatttaatattgatttagttatttcattaacgaaaaatgttcaatttcttctaataataagaacaaaatattaataatatttaatatttaactaaaatattgttaattatatcacggatgttattattatttaataggCTAGAGAAAACCCAGAACCAATATTCGATGTGTCTGAATGTGCTTTAAAACATGTACCCTCTGGTATTTATTCACTGTGTAGAGTATTCAGAAAGAAGGTGCTATGGATGTATAGTAACAAGCTGACTTCACTTTCGGGTGGAGGTGCCTTAAGCGATTTATCATTACTCGTTGTATTAGATATTCGTGATAATGAATTTACTCATTTACCATCAGACATAATGTGTCTTGCTTCTCTCAAGGTATTATTATTGAAGtcgaataaatgaaattatttgagatttctaaattattttttaattgtatatattCCAGGAACTCTATTTACAAGACAACAATATTCGAAAACTGCCAAACGAAATAGTACATTTAagtaaattaaacattttgaaTGTGGcaaaaaacaaattgaaacaATTGCCAGAAGCAATGGGAAATTTAAAGCAGCTTAGCATGTTAGATATTAGTCATAATAAACTTCATAAACTCCCTAAATCTTTGGGTTATGCACAACAATTAGCAGAGTTAAATATTGATGGGTTAAACTTATTGTATCCACCTCAAGATATTTTAAATGGAGGCACAAAAGTAATTATAGCATTTCTAGCAAATGAAAGTGGCATTAAATATTCACCAGAAGAGCCTGATTCTGAAACAGATATATCAAGAAATATAAGTTTTGAAGATATGCAAGGGGTATatcagaataaaaataatgatgTACAGGTATTATATAATGTAGGATTATGAACTTTGATGTTGCACTTACACAGCGTGTCTTAAATGTTTTGATTTTTACTTTTAGGCTGCATTACAGAAGCTAGAAAAAATGAAGGCATGTGGatgcttcttttattttagtaTGCTTTCAAATATATCTTGCACATTTGCTACTGTTTATCGTGAgacttaatttttatttatgaaatacttattatatgttcataaaagtaaaaatttatatgtttGTATTGTAATATTTCTAAACTATGCTTGATTCtgcttatttttaattctgatTATTTTGAAGCAGCtgtttctataatattttagtaaataaaaaaaataatttgcaatttGAAGATTTATTTTGTCTTGCAGGAGCATCGCCAAAATGCATTATTAGAAGTTGAAAAGAACATCAAGCAACAACAAGAATATGAAATGGAGATGCAGACAATGTTAAAAAAACACAGAAAGAAGGTAACTAGAATTAgaattacttgtttacaattAATGCTTTTAATATATTGCATTAAAATATCTCTATTTCTAGCTTTTGCAAGATCTTGCTTTACAGCAAACTCAGTTACAATACGAATTACAAAAAGTACAACAAGAAAGAGATTCTAACAGAGCACGCTTACtttcttatatttataatggtatagataaaatatttctgtattatatttattttattcaaaaatataaagaagtaTCTCttaatgaaattgaaaaaaattgtttttcaaaattacaaCTGCTAACGTATCAATAATTTCCTTTAGCTGAAAAAGAAGCAGATAATgttattaaagaatttttaagaaacagCGAAGAAGAAAGGCAAACTCAAGCTGAATtattagaaaaggaaaaacaagaagaaatGCAACTATTATCTTCTTGTCATACAGAACAATTTATGTTCCGTACAAAGGATACTCTTCGttagtattaaatatttagaacAATATGTAActaattatataattgtaatcttatatttatgtatatgattttaatagtttctatGGAGAAATTACTTGAAGAAGAACTTCACAGAACTAGAAAGTTAGAAGAACATAGTAAATATAGAGATTGTGCTGCACAATCTTTACTCACACTGTTAGTAACatactaataatattttacataaaagtaaaaatatgtttaacgtttaataaatatttcagagAAGTAAGGAATAATGATCATTTAGCACAAATAATGCAAGATCAAGCGGAAAAAAGACAAGATTTAATTGACACATTAAGACAAGATGAAGTTTTGCAAAAGGCTGCTGTTGCAGCACTATTAGAACGTAGCGATGCACGTTGTTGGAGTATCGTGCAACAAGTCAATTTGGTACAATCGCAATTAGCTGCACTTACGAACATTGAACTAGAGAGgcgaaaattagaaattaaccAGCAACTTGTATGTAGTATTCataactatttaattttttttacatacaCTTAGATTTCTATACTatgaagatattttattattttattaaatagaatGAAATAGCTGAAAAAAGAGTAGCCTTGAGTGCTATTCTAATGAACTTATTAGAACAGCAGAAAAGCAGAAGAGATCAGCTTCTGGAAACAATTAATAGCATAGAACAACAACGTTGTATTACTGTAAGTATAGGTTTATATGTTATTGTTTTtcttattataatttctataaaattattattctatctTTTAAGAATTCTAGAAGACAAAGTCAATTTTGGTTAATGCAATATCAGTCTTTAATGGAAACACGTCCTCAGGGTTTATTAGAAATGTTAGAGCCAACGTTAGTGCGACATGTTGCAATAGCAGGTGCATTACATTGTTTGCCATTTCTAGCTTCTTTGCCATCATTACTTCCAGATCTTAGTGATGAACAATTGAAAGCTGTATGTGAAGtattaattcatttttacCATTCGTTATCATTCAATTCACAAGTTATAACACATTTCATATTCTAGATTGGAATACACTGTGAAAATGATCGCACTGCTATAAAACTTGCAGTTGAAAATTACTTGGCAGAATTAAAACTCAACGAATTTAGAACACCCATAATACCTTCTGCACCATCAGAAGAAGCTTGTACAAGTTCTAATTATCAAGAATACAATGATACTCAGAGCATCAATACTGCCGAATGTGTAATTTGCCTTGATTTACAAGTAAgcaaaatgtttattctatttaaaaatttttcgcaATAAAATTcacaatataatttttatgatttcatttttcttataGTGTGAAGTAATTTTTCTACCATGTGGGCACCTTTGTTGCTGTTCAGGTTGTGCAAATATGATTTCGTCAAATTGTCCAATGTGTAGAAGTGTGATAGATCATAAAATTCACATTGTAAAGCcttaaaatttgaatattttttgtaaacaTTTCCATTtagatattatttgtttattaatttaaaagtatATCAACAAATTACTATCTAAAATTTTATATGGAAGAATGTAATAACGTATATAatacgtattatatataatacgtatgtaatacttcaaatatttccatctacaaaaaataatatctcATAAAGCTATAAAATTTatccaataaattttttttaattatatatctcTTCCAGTTAGTAATTTACTCTAATGTTATAGTTTTAGTTTTTTGTtaaattacgattattattgaaatagaattttagGCAACAAAATTCAGTTATGTATATGAACTGTTTGATATAATATCATCATATAGATcatgtataataattatatttaagacagattaaaattatctaacttttttatcattatctacaataaaaataagaaaatattttaaatatttgaaaataaagaaatagaatgaGTTGCATTTATTAACACTTGACTACAAATGTcaacttttatataaaatcaaCACTGACATATTTGTACATACAATAGCCTTACGAGTACTGTGAAAATCataattttaatcaattatGGTGGTTGAGAGTTAATAATGCAAAAATaccaaaaataataaacaagcttttataaatgataatttatataagaaaacttttttataaaatctcATTTCTTAAGTGCAGTATCTTAAAAGCattcattaataaaatattgacaTTTTACCAATGTATATATGCTCTTTAAACAAATATTGTTAAGCTTAAAAAGTCATGAATAAAAAACGTTAAAAAAGACAATTTGTTTTGAAgttttagaaaatttgaaggaaatttgaattaacaattttttatactaatatattttaccttttattatagaataataaatagaaacaTTTAACATGTTTGGTAGACTTATACAATAATTgtgtaaaatatatacttatttttatcataacttATTTGCTTAATACATATCAAAAAACCATAACTTCTCTTCCTCCATCCTCCTCTTCTATAATATCATCTTCATCCTTTTTCTgttgtttttttttagatgttgcatcttttttttctttttgtgcTTTACGGAAATTCTCTAATGATTCTTGCAGTGGGTCAACAAACTGCTCAAACTCAATATCATTCATTGCTTGAATAACATCCTGACCGCTTATTGTTTTACGATTTCCTTTCTTAGCTATTATGTTTGCAGATGATGtcaaatacaatataaatattgaagATGCTTTTGCCACTGCAGTTCTAGCATCTTTAGCAATTGTAACTCCTTCTGGTAATGcttcttttataattcttgTTACAACTGCATTTGGTAAATTAAGATCTTCAAGCCTTTCTGCCATCTgatgtttttatttaaatattctatataaacaTAATATTTTGGGGGGTGTagtagaatattaaaaaagataaaaatcttaattgtttataatataCTACGTTATGCTTTAAGGTTATGATGCAGTATgaacgaaaaatattaaataaaatacaataaaaattacgaattaaaTTACCTTGTTTTAAAGATGTTACCACAATCAAGTTATCTTTTAATTAACTTATACTAAAATTATATCGGAATAAAACACAGTTTCTTCTTATTTCCCGCCAATGTGTCAATTGCACatatattcaaaatgaatattgaaaataacaCATATAAGGAAAAGAAGGATAAGATGTCACAGGCATATGAAATTTTCCAACATTTGTACTAttagatttaaataaataatgttaacAATCATGCTTCTGTTCTCAAGTGGTATGAGTACGTGGTGGAGTAGTGTATAACACAAACATCAGGTCAAGATTAAAATTCACACCGCcatctatataaaataaatggcGCAATTTCGAAAGTTACAAGCACatatagtattatttatttgaatgttacgttaaaagaaaaatgatctATGCTGTGTGAGGTTTCACCAATTTTTACCAAAGATAatagttattaaaatataacagtcacgtatattttattttataaatataaaaccatattgataaaaaatctttgtaaacaaatgtttcaaataataatgttTTCGCTATAATTTTCAATCATGGTATTGATAAAGTTGGAAATGATATGAAAATGGTAAGACTCCAATAGCTCCCAAAATTTTGTCACATACAATCGTAGAATGACATATACAGTTTAGTTGCCAGATAAAATCCCTCACGAGAGATAACATGACGTTACATTACCTCCACTGGCACCCTACAGCTATTTCGCATGTGTCACGTGATATGAATTTCGTCCAATGACAATTATTATTCGTTTCCCCACCTCCATTTGTCTACAGTATGAGTCACAACGTCACTAGTCCACTAATTATACTACTTTCACCACTACCATTAGATCTTCTCCCTTTTTTCCCTCGATCTAGTAAGTAGCAACTAACAACCCTGAAACTGACAAACTAGTCTAACAATATTTAGTTCGTATCACGGTCGTATGTCGCATGTATCGTGGTCCGTAGTCCGTGGTTTGTATAAAGCGGAGAATCTGTCGTCTGTACGGTGGTTTGACAAGAGCCATTCGGTACCAAAATTAATTCCGAAACTGACAGTTTCATCACTGCAATCACCAACTACAACGAAAATCGAAACAAGGCACCATTCGGAGAAAAATGTCAAAAATCGAAGAAGGAAATGCTCATATACGACAAGCTGAGAAAAGGTATTGTTAATATAAAAGATACTGTCAATGCAGAATTGCGAGTAATTATGCCAACAATTAATCTGACTTTCGTCAATTTTTTTTGCATGAAATCGATAATACGTACTTTTTCATagtgtaaaaataatttcatttttattgatCCACTTATTCAAATACGGGAAATCTATGTTATAGCTTAAAAACATCACTGTTAAAATGGAGACCTGATTTCGAAGTTGCGGCCGACGAATATACAAGTGCaggtaaaatatatacatagaaaTCATTGACATAACAATATCACAGAATTAATAATCATGTTTtctgttatttattttagcAACTTGCTTTAAAATAGCGAAATCTTATCAACAATGTAAAGAATGCTTAATGAAAGCTGCTGATTGTTACAAAGAAAATAGATCGTATCCTTTTAAATTGATAcagtttttatatatattggGATAGAGTATGATTTTAAGTTTCTTTTATACAATTTAGAagcaattttattctttaacaTTAATTCTACAAAAGATGGTTTCATGCTGCAAAGTAAGTTCTTTAGATccttaataatatattatgagaaatattatcatttgctataatatattcaattgTAGGAGTATTGAACATGCTGTATTAATTTGCAAAGAAATGGGAAATCTTGCAGAAGCACCAAAACTAGCACATAGTGCTTGTTCTTTGTATCAAATGCATGGGTCACCTGACGCAGGTGCAGCTGTACTTGATAAAGCAGGCAAAATGATAGAGGCCACTCAACCACAAGAAGCACtagaattatttaaacgaGCTGCTAATATTGTTATGGTTAGATATAATTTACTTTTGTAATTAGTGATAATGTTATTGAAAGTCATATAATATGTACTTTTCAATGAAGGCTGAAGATAGTCCACGTCAGGCTGCAGAATACATGAGCAAAGTGGCAAGATTATTAGTAAAACTACAAATGTATGATGAAGCAGCAGATGCAATTCGGAGAGAAATTGGAATGCATCAACAGATAGATCATGCACCCTCTGTTGGTAGATTAACAGTAGCATTAGTGTTAGTACAGTTAGCTCGAGCTGATCAGGTAGCAGCTGAGAAAGCTTTCAAAGAATGGGGAAACTACTGTGAAGCTCCTGAGGTTTGAaccatttaaaaatttaagacTTTGTAACTAAAAACATTACATTTATCTTCATTTGTTCTTACTTATCATCAGGTTAATACATTAGAAATGTTACTACAAGCATATGATAATGAAGATGCAGATGCTGCAAGAGCAGCATTAAATAATCCTTTCATTAAACACATGGATGTTGAATATGCTAAACTCGCTAGAAGTATACCTCTACCACAGCAACAATATGCAATACCTCCTCCAGGAGTAAGAGCAAATGCAGCAGAATCATATACATCTCCTAATGCCTCAAAATTGGTGGAAGAAACTACTAGTGAAGTTCAAGTAAGcaataaatttgtttatttaataaaactatatatataatataattatataataaaactacatgtaaaaagacttataaaaattttcttcaatttatATCACTTATATCACTTCAGAACATGAGTATTAAAGAATCTAAAGATACTACCACAACGTCATCTGAAGATACTATTGAGAAAGAAGAGGCACAAGCAGCACCTTCGAAAAACAAAGGaaatgaagaagaagatgacGAAGAATATGAAGGATTATGTTGAttgcatattattattattaaggTTAACTATTTATATCTTGaagtataaacaaattttattttgtaaaagatATTATATTGTGTTAAtctagatatatatatatatatatatatatttaatgcctaaaaatattctttacagGAATACTAATCATAcacaacacacacacacacaaatcTTAAATCTTGTTAAATTCTTTAATGCACTTTTACTAAGCATTATTTAATGGTTAGTAAAActttagtaaaaaatatttcgaaaaatattcttaaaaatacTTTCGGAAATACATTGTTTAGAAGGAAatgtttcttatttaaaataacagttacataaaatatcttaGATATAATTCCTTATACATGCTGCAAGGAATCCTATGACAAGAagtaaatatgtaatatatatgcaTTTATGTTGAATATAACAATGTTTAAGAATataatctttaaaaaatgcttcataagtattatattttttttgttcttgtAGGATATATTCCGATGATTGCAGATCTTGTCAATAAAGATGTATAaacacaaatatattttaataatctaaTTTCATGTTTACGaactgtaaaaatatatatagaaaaataaattgttactGCGAACGCTTAAATACGTGTTGATTCTCTTGATATTGCGTACAAGTTAAAAGAAATGAGGTTATGAATAAATTGAACTCTCTATACATGTATACTCACAAATTTTGTCTTCCAAAATCACAGACTATCTTTTTCTATGGCATGT is a genomic window of Bombus huntii isolate Logan2020A chromosome 1, iyBomHunt1.1, whole genome shotgun sequence containing:
- the LOC126871866 gene encoding E3 ubiquitin-protein ligase LRSAM1-like isoform X1; translated protein: MMSLPLGSKVNVDYKARLEHKLYLARENPEPIFDVSECALKHVPSGIYSLCRVFRKKVLWMYSNKLTSLSGGGALSDLSLLVVLDIRDNEFTHLPSDIMCLASLKELYLQDNNIRKLPNEIVHLSKLNILNVAKNKLKQLPEAMGNLKQLSMLDISHNKLHKLPKSLGYAQQLAELNIDGLNLLYPPQDILNGGTKVIIAFLANESGIKYSPEEPDSETDISRNISFEDMQGVYQNKNNDVQAALQKLEKMKEHRQNALLEVEKNIKQQQEYEMEMQTMLKKHRKKLLQDLALQQTQLQYELQKVQQERDSNRARLLSYIYNAEKEADNVIKEFLRNSEEERQTQAELLEKEKQEEMQLLSSCHTEQFMFRTKDTLLSMEKLLEEELHRTRKLEEHSKYRDCAAQSLLTLEVRNNDHLAQIMQDQAEKRQDLIDTLRQDEVLQKAAVAALLERSDARCWSIVQQVNLVQSQLAALTNIELERRKLEINQQLNEIAEKRVALSAILMNLLEQQKSRRDQLLETINSIEQQRCITNSRRQSQFWLMQYQSLMETRPQGLLEMLEPTLVRHVAIAGALHCLPFLASLPSLLPDLSDEQLKAIGIHCENDRTAIKLAVENYLAELKLNEFRTPIIPSAPSEEACTSSNYQEYNDTQSINTAECVICLDLQCEVIFLPCGHLCCCSGCANMISSNCPMCRSVIDHKIHIVKP
- the LOC126871866 gene encoding E3 ubiquitin-protein ligase LRSAM1-like isoform X2 — its product is MMSLPLGSKVNVDYKARLEHKLYLARENPEPIFDVSECALKHVPSGIYSLCRVFRKKVLWMYSNKLTSLSGGGALSDLSLLVVLDIRDNEFTHLPSDIMCLASLKELYLQDNNIRKLPNEIVHLSKLNILNVAKNKLKQLPEAMGNLKQLSMLDISHNKLHKLPKSLGYAQQLAELNIDGLNLLYPPQDILNGGTKVIIAFLANESGIKYSPEEPDSETDISRNISFEDMQGVYQNKNNDVQEHRQNALLEVEKNIKQQQEYEMEMQTMLKKHRKKLLQDLALQQTQLQYELQKVQQERDSNRARLLSYIYNAEKEADNVIKEFLRNSEEERQTQAELLEKEKQEEMQLLSSCHTEQFMFRTKDTLLSMEKLLEEELHRTRKLEEHSKYRDCAAQSLLTLEVRNNDHLAQIMQDQAEKRQDLIDTLRQDEVLQKAAVAALLERSDARCWSIVQQVNLVQSQLAALTNIELERRKLEINQQLNEIAEKRVALSAILMNLLEQQKSRRDQLLETINSIEQQRCITNSRRQSQFWLMQYQSLMETRPQGLLEMLEPTLVRHVAIAGALHCLPFLASLPSLLPDLSDEQLKAIGIHCENDRTAIKLAVENYLAELKLNEFRTPIIPSAPSEEACTSSNYQEYNDTQSINTAECVICLDLQCEVIFLPCGHLCCCSGCANMISSNCPMCRSVIDHKIHIVKP
- the LOC126871746 gene encoding DNA polymerase epsilon subunit 3 isoform X12 → MAERLEDLNLPNAVVTRIIKEALPEGVTIAKDARTAVAKASSIFILYLTSSANIIAKKGNRKTISGQDVIQAMNDIEFEQFVDPLQESLENFRKAQKEKKDATSKKKQQKKDEDDIIEEEDGGREVMVF
- the LOC126872288 gene encoding gamma-soluble NSF attachment protein-like, coding for MSKIEEGNAHIRQAEKSLKTSLLKWRPDFEVAADEYTSAATCFKIAKSYQQCKECLMKAADCYKENRSWFHAAKSIEHAVLICKEMGNLAEAPKLAHSACSLYQMHGSPDAGAAVLDKAGKMIEATQPQEALELFKRAANIVMAEDSPRQAAEYMSKVARLLVKLQMYDEAADAIRREIGMHQQIDHAPSVGRLTVALVLVQLARADQVAAEKAFKEWGNYCEAPEVNTLEMLLQAYDNEDADAARAALNNPFIKHMDVEYAKLARSIPLPQQQYAIPPPGVRANAAESYTSPNASKLVEETTSEVQNMSIKESKDTTTTSSEDTIEKEEAQAAPSKNKGNEEEDDEEYEGLC